The DNA sequence GACAAAAAGCAAAAGCTAATGAAGTGTTTGAAAATTTAACTAAGACCCCTCTGGATTACTATTCATTCCTAGCATCTGACAAGCTTGGTAAGCCATATAACTTTGGTAATGATAATGCTGATAAATTAGATAGTCGTGAAGCCAAGAAGCTTGAATCAGAAGAAGCTATTCAACAAGCGATAGATTTATATCAGATTGAGCAATTTAAGGATTCTACAAGCCTTTGGAAATGGACAATACGTAATAAACTTAAGAATAAAGATATTACACAGATCAAAGAGCTAGCTAGATTAGCAGAAGATAATAAAATGTACTATGCTGCAATATTTAATATGGCTGTAATTGGTAAATACAATAATATTGATATGTTGTTCCCAAAAGCATTTTTGGCTACAGTTGAGAAGAATGCTAAAAAATTTGGCATAGACCAAGATCTTGTATTATCAATAATGCGTAAAGAGTCATTATTTGATGTTGAAGCCGGATCATGGGCAGGAGCAAAGGGGCTAATGCAAGTAACAGAGCCTACAGCCAAATTTATTGCAAAGAAATATAAATTACCTCTTATTGGTAATAAATCCGAAGGCATGGCTAGCCAGATATTTATACCGGAGAATAATATTAAGCTTGGTACAGCTAATTTATATTTCTTGGAAAAGCTCTTTGATAAAAATCCTGTATTGGGAATAGCTGCTTATAATGCTGGTCCAGGAAATGTTGCTAAATGGCTAAACAGTAAAGAGGTTCCAGCAACCATTTGGATAGAGAATATTCCATTTGGTGAAACTCGTCATTATGTTAGAAAGGTTCTAATGTATATGATTGTATATAATAATTTTGTATTTAAAGACAAAAAGAATCATATTAGTAATTTCTTGGACTATAAAATATCTGATAAACAGAGCTTTAGAAAATAAACTCTTAAAAATCTAAATAGTATATTATAATCAATGGTAATTATTTCGTTATAGTATAAAGCTAATGCGTGTAATAAGTGGTGTTAAAAGAGAGAATTTATTAGCATACTTTCTGACATACGTTGGGTATATGACTCTAACAATCTCAATGACCTTAACACCATCGTTAGCATCTAATTTGCATCTGTCTAATTATGTAACTCAGATAGCTATGAGTCTATCATTTTTTATGTTTAGTGTTTCTGCGATTTTATTTGCGACTTTATCAGATGTTTTTACAGCAAAGAGAGTACTATTTTTTTCACAGAGCTTGTCTATATTTGGTTTAGTTTGCATAGGACTATCAGATAGTATCTATACTGTATATATTGGTTTTGTGAGTTTGGGGCTTGGTACAGGATGTTACTCGTCTATCGCTAGAGCATTGGTATCACGTAATGCTGACAATAATAGCCAAATGAAAAAAGCATATTCGGTTTTATCAGTAATGATAATAGTTGCACCGATAGTTAGTACATATTTAGCTTTATTATTGATTCCGATTTCTTGGCGAGCAGCTTATTTTTGTATGGCAACAATTGAAGTGGTATTATTTATTTTTTCAATAAAGATATTAACTGCTGATGCTCAAAGACAGGTCGTAATTCCAGCATCTAAAATATTCTCTGGCTTTGCTCATGCACTATCTCAGCCTAGATACTTGTTAAATGTAATGATTGTAGCGATACTCTTTTCTTTTTATTTAGGTGTCTTGATGAGCTCATTTAAAGGTTTGTTAGTTGATGAATTAAATATGTCGATGGATGTCTTTACTATAGTATTTTTGGTAACATCTTTACTATATATTCTTGGGATATTTAGTTATCGTATTAAGGCAGATAGTAGTCATAAGAAACGCTATAATTTAGGTGTTTTAGCTATTATATTTATCTTTATAGCTCTATATAGTTTTTTAGAAATATCATCATATAGTACTGTGACAACCTTGCATTTAATATGTTATTTTTTAGGCTTTTTTATACCAATGGCTACAGGTGCTGCTATGAGCAATATCACTAAAGGGCATGGTACAGCGGCAGCGATGATAACATTCTCAGTGGCACTGTGTATGTCAATATGGGGATTTCTAAAAGCACACTTTAATATGTCAAATTATCATTTTATACTATTGGCTTTGTGGATTAGTTTTAGTCTAGCACTATTGCTTAAGATTATTATAGTTTTCGTCTTGGATAGAAATCAAAAATAAAATCGTAAATTTTATTTCTGGCCCTGATTATTACTAGATTCAAGCTGAATTTCTTTTGTGGAAACAAATTTGATTCCCATATCTTTTCCAATTTTCAAAACTTCTGAGATTAGGAACAACAAAATAAAAGCAATTTTCAAGAACCCATGAAATAATGAGTATTTTAAGTTTTTTGACATACTTATGTACTCAATAAAAGGTGTTCTTCTGGTGATTCCAAATTGACAGTATCTCATAGGCAATTTATTTAGCTAGGTATTCTTTTTTAGAAAGAATATTGTAAGCCTGATGTTACAAAATTCTGAGAGTCTCCAGAAAATGAAATGGTATATGTATATGTTACTTTTAGACTAAGGTTGTCGATATACTTGATAGGGAACATTACACCTACTGGGAAGACTGCAAATCCTCCCCATGTATTATTTGTATCTAAATAGCTACTAGGGGCGTTACGTTGGTTGGCTATACCGTTAATATTAGTATGTCCTATTCCAAGTCCAGCGGCAGCATAGGCGGTTATATAGTTATTTATTTTGTAATAGTATTTTGCAGCCCCAGCAAAGTAGTTATTAACTTGGGTTGTATTATATTGGCTAACAAGAAAGTTTTGGTATACAAACTCTACAGCATAAGATTCGCTAAATCTATATCCTAAGTTAGCAACTACAGTTCCACCACCTTTAGACATGTTAGTTTGTTGTCCCCAACCACCATTAATTGCTACATATATTGATGGTTTAAATGTTTTCTTAGTTATATCGTCAAGATCATTAATGTTATAGTAATTTGGAGGTAGTTGATAAAGGCCTCTAGTATCTTTTTCAAGCTTACTGGAGTCTGATTTAATATTAGTATCAAGTTCAGTATTTGCTAACGCTTGGTTTGCTATCAAAAAAAGAATTATACTAAATAAGAGGCTTTTTGTTTTCATACTTATCAATAAAGTTTTTAGGGTATGAGTTACTCTGAATAATTAGCATCAAACTGAATTTTTTGTGATGGTGCCAACTTGATACCGATTTCTTCAGCTAAATCTAGCACGCTCATAATAAATTGTTCCCTCTGTTCTAGCTCTTCTCCCCAATCTGTAGATATAAAGAAAACATAGACTAATATTTTGATAGATGCTGGTTTTAAATCATTTACACGTATATAGTATCCCTCTTTTCTCATATGAGGGGTGTTTAATACTAGCTCATTGATAGCGTCAACATAGGACCTGAGTTTAGCGGTAGTCGTTGATTCGTCAATTTCAAGAGTAGTCATATATCTTCTATATATTCTCTCACCCATATTATTGATTTGTGAAGTTACAAAAGCATAGTTAGGTATAATAAGAGCAGAGTCCTCGAAAGTTCTAATAGTTGTACTTCTTAGTCCTATTTTTTCAACTATTCCTTCTTTGTCTTTTATAATTACCCAATCACCAATTTTTATTGGTCTTTCCATAGCTAGGATTATTGAGCCAAAGAGATTTTCAATTGTATCTTTACCAGCTAATGCAATAGCAAGACCACCGATTCCAAGAGCTGTTAAGAAGTGAATCATATCAATCCCTAGCTCTTCGATTATGATTCCGGCAATTATTAATATAATAATAAGATTAATTACTTTATTAGCTATTACTATAGCAAACGCAAATCTTGCAGATCTATTTTGATCCTTAACTTTTTTGTAAGAAGAGATTATGAATGAGCATAGTACATTCATAATCTCTGTACATAAGAACATTATTACAATTCCATATACAATTTTAAAAATTATATCGAAATAGTTGGAAGCATTTGTGAATATGATTAATGAGTTAAAAAAGAAAAAATATGCAGCATACATTGATACTATTAGTGATGTCGCAATATTTAATTTCCTCATTGTTTTATAATCTTTATTTTCAAAAAGACTACGTGTGATTCTAAATATAGGCCTTAAAACTATAAATAATACTTTATAAATTACATAAAATATCATTAGTGAGATTATTGATATAATACTAATATACAGATTTGGTCCATACTCTTTTAGAAGGCTAGGAATATTTTCCCAGATAGAGTTACGTAGATTAGATCCAAAAGGAGCTCTTATATTGCTATCTAAATCATCTAAAAATATACTTACCCCATCTATCTGAGCATTTTTAGGGAAAATCCAGTTTTTAGTCTTGCTATCCTTATTTGTAATATTTTCTAAATATATACTTTTGCCTGAAATAGGTGAGGTGTAGACCATTACTAAATTACTACCTGGAAGAACTTCTCCAGGTATATTTCGTATAGTGATTTTAGCAGTTTTGAAGACTCTATCCATACTGAAAGCTATAAATGAAGCAAAATCTTTTCTAATATTCTCCTTAATCCAGCTGGTATCCATTATGTTTAAAGCATCTGCCATTTTGAACTTATATGCATCATTAGCTCCAAATATGAACTGCATGTATGATAATACTGGCATTGATATATTTCTTATATTATCTTCGCCTAGGCTCTTTTCTTTTTTGAAGTCGGCAAATTTCTTGAGTGTATTAGTGTCTGTGAAATTTTCTTTTGTAAAATACCAATTTCCATGACTATTTTTTGCTAAATAAAATGTTTGTTTGTCATTGCCTTTACCTAGCGTTAAATTTAGTTTATTTCCTATGGTATTAATAGGCACATCACTTATTTTAAAATCGGTTTTTAGTATGGCTACTAGCATGGTATCAATATCTATATCTTTTTCACTGCTAGTATAATCATTAACTTTGACAGGTTCAGGAGAGATAGTGTTTATCACATCATAATAGTAATTATGGTATCCCATCCATAGACTCAAAGCTTTGTATGTGAAATTAGTAAATAAATTTTGAGGTGTTTTATTATTGAATTTATCCATTTCACTCTTACTCAAGAACCCGAATGAGCCATCTTCTAGAGCTTTATATTGAGTCTCTGATAAATATGTGGCATTAATCATTGGTTTAATATAGAGGTATGCGGATACTATGAACAATATTAGAAAAACTATTTTAAAAATTAATAGTGCTTTAGATAAATTCTTATTTTTATTCATATTTTATAAACTTTAAGATAAGTAACTAAGTGATTTTAGATTAATGAAAAAAGCTATGCAATTTATTTTTAGCCTTGTGTGTTGATAAGGGTAGAAGATATTAACTAAGTTATCATACGTAAAGAGATATGATTTTAAATATTATTTATAGTAATATTTGTAGCTAAGTTTATAAATGATAAGTAACTAAGATGTTTTCTCACCTTCGTATCCATACTGGATTTTCTGTTGTTGATAGTACTGTTCGTTTGGGTGATCTCTTTGCCAGAGCAAAAGATAAGAATATCCCTGCAGTAGCACTGACGGACGTATGTAATTTATTTGCTGCAGTTAAGTTTTATAAGCAAGCTTTGTCAAATGGGATTAAGCCTATCTTTGGTGTAGAGCTAAAGATTGATACTGAGTTTGGTGTTTGTGATCTGGTTTTATTGGCAGAGAATAATCAAGGCTATCAAAATATTGTTGATTTAGTTTCAAAAGCATATCAAGAAGCTGAGAGGTTTGGCTCAATTCCACTAATTCCCAAAAGTTGGTTGAAAGATACTAAATTAGATAATGTTATTTGTTTAAATGGTGGTCAATATGGCGAACTTGGACAAGCTGTATTGGCTAAAGATATTGAAAAAGCAGAGCAAGTAATAGCTGAAAATATCGCAATATTTGGTGCTGATAACTATATCGTAGAGATTCATAAGCTTGGATATGAAAATGAGGGCTTGTATAACGAGAAAGCGCTTGAACTTGCAAGTAAGCATAATCTTATAGCTGTAGCGACAAATTTGACAGTGTTTATGGAGTCAGATGATTATGATATCCATGAAATCAGAGCTTGTATCAATGAAAAAACGACAATCCTTGATGAGTCGCGCAAATCTAAATTTACAAGAGAGCAATATCTAAAATCAGCTGATGAAATGTATCAAACTTTCTCAGAGTTACCAGTATTGTTAGAGAGTACTTTAGCAATAGCAAAACGCTGTAATGTAACATTTGATTTGGGTAAACCATGTTTGCCAACGGTAGATATTCCAGATGGTTTGACAGAAAGAGAGTACTTTTCAAAGCTATGCTATCAAGGTTTAGATAAACGTTTAGCAAAAATTTTAGAAAATAGACCAGCTGATAAGCATGAGCATATTATAAAAGTTTACAAAGATAGACTACAACGCGAGATCGATATTATCTGCGATATGGGCTTTCCTGGCTATTTCTTGATAGTTGAAGATTTCATTAGATGGTCAAAAGAGAATGATATACCAGTAGGTCCAGGGCGTGGTTCTGGTGCTGGCTCATTAGTAGCTTATTCATTGCTTATTACCGATATTGATCCTTTACCGTATGGTTTACTTTTTGAGAGATTTCTAAATCCTGAAAGGGTATCTATGCCTGATTTTGATATTGATTTCTGTATCCAAGGTAGAGATAGAGTTATCAAATATGTAGAGCAAAAATATGGTAAGCAAAGTGTTGGGCAAATTATCACCTACGGTACTATGGCAGCTAAAGGTGTAGTGCGAGATGTAGTGCGTGTAATGGGTCAGAGTTTTGGTTTTGGAGATAGGATTGCTAAGCTAATACCAGAAACACCAGGTACTACATTTAAAAAAATCTTGCATGAAGGTGAACCTCTATATGATGAAATGCAGGCAGATGAAGAAGTTGCTGAGATTGTTGAAAAAGCTCAAAAATTAGAAGGTCTACCACGAAGCTTGGGTAAGCATGCTGCGGGTATTGTGATATCGCCAACGGTGATATCAGATTTTGCTCCTGTATATTGTGAAGATAAAGGTGGAGATATAGTTACCCAATTTGATAAGGGAGATGTTGAAGATGTTGGTCTTGTTAAGTTTGATTTCTTGGGGCTGAAAAACTTAACAATTATCAAAAATGCTATTGCAAGTATCAATGCTAAAAGACCAGCTAATGAAGTGCCTCTAGATATTTCTGATATTCCTCTTGATGATGAGAAAACATTTAAACTGCTTCAAGCTGGTAAAACTATCGGTATATTTCAGCTAGAGTCACAAGGTATGCAACAGATTGTCAAAGATCTTGGCACATCAAACTTTGAGGAGATTATCGCCTTAGTAGCATTATATCGTCCTGGTCCGATGGAGAATATCCCAACATTCGTAGATCGCAAACATGGCAGAAAGCAAACTATCTACTTACATCCATTATTAGAAGAAGTGCTTAGAGAGACTTATGGTATCCCAGTTTATCAAGAGCAGGTAATGCAAATGGCGCAGAAGCTAGCTGGTTACACTCTTGGTGGAGCAGATTTATTGCGTCGTGCGATGGGTAAGAAAAAGCCAGAAGAGATGGAGCAACAGCGTAAAATCTTCAAAGAGGGTGCCGCTAAATATCATAATATCGAAGCTGGACTTGCTGATGAGATATTTGACCAAATGGAAGCTTTTGCTGGTTATGGATTCAACAAATCTCATGCCGCGGCTTACGCGTTGATTGCTTATCAAACTGCTTGGTTAAAAGCTCATTATCCTGATGAATATATGGCTGCTCTTATGTCAGGGGATATGGGTAATACAGATCAGTTGGTTAAATTTATTTTAGATGCTAAGAATATGGGTATAACAGTCTTAGCACCAAATGTAAATAAGAGTGTCTATGATTGTATTGCAGCTTCAAAAGGAACGATTTTATTGGGTCTAGGTGCTATCAAAGGTCTTGGTGGTGAGGCTATCAAGAGTATACTTAATGAGCGAGAAGCTTC is a window from the Francisella salimarina genome containing:
- a CDS encoding outer membrane protein, with translation MKTKSLLFSIILFLIANQALANTELDTNIKSDSSKLEKDTRGLYQLPPNYYNINDLDDITKKTFKPSIYVAINGGWGQQTNMSKGGGTVVANLGYRFSESYAVEFVYQNFLVSQYNTTQVNNYFAGAAKYYYKINNYITAYAAAGLGIGHTNINGIANQRNAPSSYLDTNNTWGGFAVFPVGVMFPIKYIDNLSLKVTYTYTISFSGDSQNFVTSGLQYSF
- a CDS encoding mechanosensitive ion channel family protein encodes the protein MNKNKNLSKALLIFKIVFLILFIVSAYLYIKPMINATYLSETQYKALEDGSFGFLSKSEMDKFNNKTPQNLFTNFTYKALSLWMGYHNYYYDVINTISPEPVKVNDYTSSEKDIDIDTMLVAILKTDFKISDVPINTIGNKLNLTLGKGNDKQTFYLAKNSHGNWYFTKENFTDTNTLKKFADFKKEKSLGEDNIRNISMPVLSYMQFIFGANDAYKFKMADALNIMDTSWIKENIRKDFASFIAFSMDRVFKTAKITIRNIPGEVLPGSNLVMVYTSPISGKSIYLENITNKDSKTKNWIFPKNAQIDGVSIFLDDLDSNIRAPFGSNLRNSIWENIPSLLKEYGPNLYISIISIISLMIFYVIYKVLFIVLRPIFRITRSLFENKDYKTMRKLNIATSLIVSMYAAYFFFFNSLIIFTNASNYFDIIFKIVYGIVIMFLCTEIMNVLCSFIISSYKKVKDQNRSARFAFAIVIANKVINLIIILIIAGIIIEELGIDMIHFLTALGIGGLAIALAGKDTIENLFGSIILAMERPIKIGDWVIIKDKEGIVEKIGLRSTTIRTFEDSALIIPNYAFVTSQINNMGERIYRRYMTTLEIDESTTTAKLRSYVDAINELVLNTPHMRKEGYYIRVNDLKPASIKILVYVFFISTDWGEELEQREQFIMSVLDLAEEIGIKLAPSQKIQFDANYSE
- a CDS encoding MFS transporter, with protein sequence MRVISGVKRENLLAYFLTYVGYMTLTISMTLTPSLASNLHLSNYVTQIAMSLSFFMFSVSAILFATLSDVFTAKRVLFFSQSLSIFGLVCIGLSDSIYTVYIGFVSLGLGTGCYSSIARALVSRNADNNSQMKKAYSVLSVMIIVAPIVSTYLALLLIPISWRAAYFCMATIEVVLFIFSIKILTADAQRQVVIPASKIFSGFAHALSQPRYLLNVMIVAILFSFYLGVLMSSFKGLLVDELNMSMDVFTIVFLVTSLLYILGIFSYRIKADSSHKKRYNLGVLAIIFIFIALYSFLEISSYSTVTTLHLICYFLGFFIPMATGAAMSNITKGHGTAAAMITFSVALCMSIWGFLKAHFNMSNYHFILLALWISFSLALLLKIIIVFVLDRNQK
- the dnaE gene encoding DNA polymerase III subunit alpha, with amino-acid sequence MFSHLRIHTGFSVVDSTVRLGDLFARAKDKNIPAVALTDVCNLFAAVKFYKQALSNGIKPIFGVELKIDTEFGVCDLVLLAENNQGYQNIVDLVSKAYQEAERFGSIPLIPKSWLKDTKLDNVICLNGGQYGELGQAVLAKDIEKAEQVIAENIAIFGADNYIVEIHKLGYENEGLYNEKALELASKHNLIAVATNLTVFMESDDYDIHEIRACINEKTTILDESRKSKFTREQYLKSADEMYQTFSELPVLLESTLAIAKRCNVTFDLGKPCLPTVDIPDGLTEREYFSKLCYQGLDKRLAKILENRPADKHEHIIKVYKDRLQREIDIICDMGFPGYFLIVEDFIRWSKENDIPVGPGRGSGAGSLVAYSLLITDIDPLPYGLLFERFLNPERVSMPDFDIDFCIQGRDRVIKYVEQKYGKQSVGQIITYGTMAAKGVVRDVVRVMGQSFGFGDRIAKLIPETPGTTFKKILHEGEPLYDEMQADEEVAEIVEKAQKLEGLPRSLGKHAAGIVISPTVISDFAPVYCEDKGGDIVTQFDKGDVEDVGLVKFDFLGLKNLTIIKNAIASINAKRPANEVPLDISDIPLDDEKTFKLLQAGKTIGIFQLESQGMQQIVKDLGTSNFEEIIALVALYRPGPMENIPTFVDRKHGRKQTIYLHPLLEEVLRETYGIPVYQEQVMQMAQKLAGYTLGGADLLRRAMGKKKPEEMEQQRKIFKEGAAKYHNIEAGLADEIFDQMEAFAGYGFNKSHAAAYALIAYQTAWLKAHYPDEYMAALMSGDMGNTDQLVKFILDAKNMGITVLAPNVNKSVYDCIAASKGTILLGLGAIKGLGGEAIKSILNEREASGEFSSIFDLTRRVDLRKVNKKALEALCFAGAIKDISKNRATAFNSIEKAIKNAGYVNEMAAAGQNDLFGFTEQESDTDTELERECIVEEWNLRELLINEKKALGMYFSGHIIDGESHWRNHVSFSDLEKIQKPNMDGNSVRIIASMITPPARRKTKTGRVLYIINIDDEFDRADCLVGEDVFAAVKDNIQVDDVVVVEGKVSYDKQRECNKLSVDKVQPISQYIDENFSKVELNLRSQNVNPTNLKKVLDNLKKNIATTDIQRENVLEIKVSLDDVDAKFEYFRKPFSVYEFVNDISRLIAEGTTVSLSGV